The Candidatus Woesearchaeota archaeon genome has a segment encoding these proteins:
- a CDS encoding class I SAM-dependent methyltransferase, with product MQPLQQDQYWKKRTERKEKRDPTEFAKQCIEFLKDKSRKTVLDLGCGDGRDSIFFAKRGYEVTATDVSPVALEILNKKINEEKITNIQVIEQDLQNLQFPESSFDIIYTHLSLHYFLDEQTEQIFKMLHKMLTRGGFLFIKCKSTEDEEFGKGKEVEKNVFVTEENYVRHFFDEEYMKQKLSNFQIINIEKTKGTYEGSQGEKTSHFIEAIATKT from the coding sequence ATGCAACCTCTCCAACAAGACCAGTACTGGAAAAAGCGAACAGAAAGAAAAGAGAAACGAGACCCAACAGAATTTGCAAAACAGTGCATAGAGTTTCTAAAAGATAAATCAAGGAAAACAGTGCTCGATCTCGGTTGTGGAGACGGAAGAGATAGTATCTTCTTTGCAAAGCGAGGCTATGAAGTGACAGCGACAGATGTCTCACCAGTCGCATTAGAGATTCTAAATAAAAAGATAAATGAAGAAAAGATAACAAACATACAAGTTATAGAGCAAGATCTTCAGAATCTTCAATTTCCAGAAAGTTCATTTGACATCATCTACACGCATTTGAGTCTTCATTATTTTCTTGACGAGCAAACAGAGCAAATCTTCAAAATGCTCCATAAGATGCTCACGAGAGGTGGTTTTCTGTTCATAAAATGTAAATCAACAGAAGATGAAGAGTTTGGCAAAGGAAAAGAAGTAGAGAAAAATGTCTTTGTGACAGAAGAAAATTATGTTCGTCATTTCTTTGATGAAGAATACATGAAACAAAAACTAAGCAACTTCCAAATCATAAACATTGAAAAAACAAAAGGAACATATGAAGGATCGCAAGGAGAAAAGACCTCGCATTTTATTGAAGCGATTGCGACAAAAACCTAA
- a CDS encoding glycosyltransferase, whose amino-acid sequence MKVSVIVVTLNEEKNISSCLESLLKQDVPKESYEVLIVDGGSKDATQSLVKKAQEQHANLHFHSKEKGSITECRNIGIKNAKYDFIAFTDADCIVPEDWLRRLRQGFSRHAVGNPMLAGVGGANIPPKDATVFQEAIGIAFNSMLGSLGSIQAQPMKKNKPVFSISCANSLHQKKALLDVGMFSEELGNQGEDWDLGAKLKKKGYIVYGIHDSFVWHNFRATPKAFWKNMVFYGDGRMRLMKKHPDLVSGKYLLPLFFIPVFVVSGIAYFWTKNVWLLVPYAYFPFILLYSLLISLKQSKSARFLQVFLAFLIQHFSYAWGELKGVRWLLG is encoded by the coding sequence ATGAAGGTCTCCGTGATTGTTGTCACATTGAATGAAGAGAAGAATATTTCTTCATGTCTTGAATCATTGCTCAAGCAAGACGTTCCTAAAGAAAGCTATGAAGTTCTGATTGTTGATGGCGGTTCAAAAGATGCCACGCAATCTCTTGTAAAAAAAGCGCAGGAGCAGCATGCGAATCTCCATTTTCATAGCAAAGAAAAAGGATCCATTACTGAGTGCAGAAATATTGGGATAAAAAATGCAAAATATGACTTCATTGCGTTTACTGATGCGGATTGTATTGTGCCAGAAGATTGGCTGCGCAGATTGAGGCAAGGATTTTCTCGTCATGCAGTGGGAAATCCAATGCTTGCGGGAGTTGGTGGCGCGAATATTCCGCCCAAAGACGCGACAGTGTTTCAGGAAGCGATTGGGATTGCGTTTAATTCAATGCTTGGTTCGCTTGGAAGCATTCAAGCCCAACCGATGAAAAAGAATAAGCCTGTGTTCAGTATTTCCTGCGCGAATTCATTGCATCAGAAAAAAGCGCTGCTTGATGTGGGTATGTTCTCAGAAGAATTAGGAAATCAGGGAGAAGACTGGGATCTTGGCGCGAAGCTGAAAAAGAAAGGATACATTGTCTATGGGATTCACGACTCATTTGTCTGGCATAATTTTCGCGCGACGCCAAAAGCGTTTTGGAAGAATATGGTGTTCTATGGAGATGGCAGAATGCGCTTGATGAAAAAGCATCCAGATTTGGTGAGCGGAAAATATCTGCTTCCATTATTTTTCATTCCAGTGTTTGTTGTTTCAGGAATTGCGTATTTCTGGACAAAAAATGTCTGGCTGCTTGTGCCGTATGCGTATTTCCCTTTTATTCTGTTATATAGTCTTCTTATTTCTCTGAAGCAGAGCAAATCAGCGCGATTTCTGCAGGTCTTTCTCGCCTTTCTCATCCAACATTTCAGCTATGCGTGGGGAGAATTGAAAGGGGTAAGATGGTTGTTGGGGTAA
- a CDS encoding radical SAM protein, with the protein MATEVEEKHADAHQGSLAKGCELCITGEKSVFFVTGVCPRHCFYCPISEQKWQKDEIYINEWKTDDFNNIIKEIQLCKSKGVGITGGDPLVRVDRTAQFIKMLKERFGKEFHIHLYTSLNLFTEENLKKLYDAGLDEIRCHPDVDDKKYWEQIKNGTKFPWHFGMEIPAIPGKEKETIELINFAKQYVQFINLNELEYSDTNAAQFDKGKYLTKNTLSYGIKGSEEFAKALLKEFKEDKVRIHYCSSAFKDNIQMRRRIKKRAESIMTVKEEMTEDGTIMKGIVYLKEFVPGVGYKKKLEAVENKEELLQKLSAARESLLQKKIVTDIEIDEKKYRLLCPIREIKRKMCAKAVKEAGYVPAIVEEYPTQDAFEVEVDFL; encoded by the coding sequence ATGGCAACAGAAGTTGAAGAAAAGCATGCGGATGCGCATCAAGGATCGTTAGCGAAAGGATGCGAATTATGCATTACTGGAGAGAAATCTGTCTTCTTTGTGACAGGAGTCTGTCCACGGCATTGCTTTTATTGTCCAATTTCTGAGCAAAAATGGCAGAAAGATGAAATCTACATCAACGAGTGGAAAACAGATGATTTCAATAATATTATCAAAGAAATCCAGCTCTGCAAGAGCAAGGGCGTCGGAATCACAGGAGGAGATCCACTCGTGCGTGTTGACCGCACAGCGCAGTTCATAAAAATGCTCAAAGAGCGTTTTGGAAAAGAGTTTCATATTCATTTATACACTTCACTCAACCTCTTCACAGAAGAAAATCTTAAAAAATTATACGATGCGGGTCTGGATGAAATTCGCTGCCATCCTGATGTTGACGATAAAAAATATTGGGAACAAATTAAAAACGGCACAAAATTCCCCTGGCATTTTGGGATGGAAATTCCCGCGATTCCAGGAAAAGAAAAAGAAACAATCGAGCTCATCAATTTCGCGAAGCAGTATGTTCAGTTCATTAATTTGAATGAGTTAGAGTATTCTGATACCAATGCGGCGCAGTTTGACAAGGGAAAATATCTCACAAAAAACACGCTTTCGTATGGAATAAAAGGGTCAGAAGAGTTTGCGAAAGCGCTCCTCAAAGAATTCAAAGAAGACAAAGTGAGGATCCACTATTGCAGTTCTGCGTTCAAGGATAACATTCAGATGCGTAGGAGAATAAAAAAGCGAGCGGAAAGTATTATGACAGTAAAAGAAGAAATGACTGAAGATGGCACAATAATGAAAGGCATTGTCTATTTGAAAGAATTTGTTCCGGGAGTAGGATACAAGAAAAAGCTTGAAGCAGTCGAAAACAAGGAAGAACTCCTCCAAAAGCTCAGCGCGGCAAGAGAAAGTTTACTCCAAAAAAAGATAGTCACGGACATCGAGATTGATGAAAAAAAATATAGGCTTCTCTGTCCAATTCGAGAAATAAAAAGAAAAATGTGCGCGAAAGCAGTGAAAGAAGCAGGCTATGTGCCAGCAATTGTCGAAGAATATCCAACACAGGATGCGTTTGAAGTAGAAGTTGATTTCTTGTAG
- a CDS encoding ribonuclease HII, with protein MVLVCGIDEAGRGPVIGPLVIAGVVLDENEFHKLQQIGVKDSKLLSPSTRERLFDQIKAIAPQHHIISLSPAQVDEAVLAKTQNNNLNWLEATTSSEIINKLQPEKAIVDCPSNNLTAYTRFVRDKLRNKGIFLVCEHKADVNYVICGAASILAKVTRDRAIEDLKKQIGVDFGSGYVTDPKTVAFLQEYWDKIDVFRKSWESWQRFARNTNQKKLGEW; from the coding sequence ATGGTACTCGTTTGCGGCATTGATGAGGCAGGAAGAGGTCCTGTTATCGGACCACTTGTTATCGCTGGCGTTGTGCTGGATGAAAATGAATTTCATAAATTGCAACAAATTGGTGTTAAAGATTCCAAACTTCTTTCTCCTTCTACACGAGAACGACTTTTTGATCAAATCAAAGCAATTGCGCCACAGCATCACATTATTTCTCTCTCTCCCGCGCAGGTTGACGAAGCTGTTCTCGCAAAAACACAAAACAATAATCTCAACTGGCTTGAAGCAACGACTTCCTCTGAAATCATCAACAAATTACAGCCTGAAAAAGCGATTGTGGATTGTCCCAGCAATAATCTTACCGCATACACGCGATTTGTTCGCGATAAATTACGGAACAAAGGGATATTTCTCGTTTGTGAGCACAAAGCAGATGTCAATTATGTAATCTGCGGCGCAGCGTCTATTCTCGCGAAAGTCACTCGCGATCGCGCGATTGAAGATTTGAAAAAGCAGATCGGCGTTGATTTTGGGAGCGGGTATGTCACTGATCCAAAAACCGTCGCGTTCTTACAGGAATATTGGGATAAGATTGACGTGTTCCGAAAAAGCTGGGAAAGCTGGCAACGATTCGCGCGCAATACAAATCAGAAGAAGCTGGGGGAGTGGTGA